From Candidatus Eremiobacterota bacterium, a single genomic window includes:
- a CDS encoding serine/threonine-protein kinase, translated as MFKQGDVIQSRYTVKKILGKGGQVQVYLCDDNRSGGAPVVLKELLFKCFNEDDKEREYGLFCKEANILKDISHPSLPRVYDLFEEEGSHFIVEEYIEGTPLDKYAKKTGGKLSEDLVLSIALQMTAVLSYLHSQAVPVVIRDIKPANMILTDDGKVFFIDFTIARHMVADREDTVRMGSPGYAPPEQYRGLSDPRSDIFALGVTLHQFLTGHDPVETPFTLPPACKLNHRLCPTWESIICKATQLSQDLRYQEAGELKADLVLLNEAMKARAALRHGKKAFMKNAWAALLILAIIALVAGGSLILFRQYVKSEYEKLYGCFENMKALSDALERHYDRTGEFPDTVEELIPLDLPSLPLCPKAGKATYSIVRLDEKREFTGGREYVVATYKIGCSGTWHRNLPMEPYKYLTYRKLAKNAGRNTVKGGKQNVP; from the coding sequence TTGTTCAAGCAGGGAGATGTCATCCAGTCACGGTACACCGTAAAGAAGATCCTGGGCAAGGGGGGGCAGGTCCAGGTGTACCTTTGCGATGACAACCGGTCGGGAGGCGCTCCCGTGGTCCTCAAGGAGCTCCTCTTCAAGTGCTTCAATGAAGACGACAAGGAGAGGGAATACGGCCTCTTCTGCAAGGAGGCGAACATACTCAAGGATATCAGCCATCCCAGCCTGCCCAGGGTCTATGATCTCTTCGAGGAAGAGGGAAGCCACTTTATTGTGGAAGAGTATATCGAGGGGACGCCCCTCGATAAATACGCGAAGAAAACCGGAGGGAAGCTCAGCGAGGACCTGGTCCTCTCCATTGCCCTCCAGATGACAGCGGTGCTCAGCTACCTCCACTCGCAGGCCGTGCCGGTGGTGATAAGGGACATCAAGCCTGCCAACATGATCCTGACCGATGACGGCAAGGTATTCTTCATAGACTTCACCATCGCGAGGCACATGGTGGCTGACAGGGAGGACACCGTCCGCATGGGCTCCCCGGGGTACGCACCCCCTGAGCAGTACAGGGGCCTGAGTGACCCGCGCTCCGATATCTTTGCCCTGGGTGTCACGCTCCACCAGTTCCTTACGGGCCACGATCCCGTCGAGACGCCTTTCACCCTCCCCCCGGCATGCAAGCTCAACCACCGCCTCTGCCCCACCTGGGAATCCATAATCTGCAAGGCCACCCAGCTCTCACAGGACCTGAGGTACCAGGAAGCCGGGGAGCTTAAGGCCGACCTTGTCCTGCTCAATGAGGCCATGAAGGCGCGAGCCGCGCTCCGCCATGGGAAGAAGGCGTTCATGAAAAATGCATGGGCTGCCTTGCTCATACTGGCTATTATCGCCCTCGTGGCGGGAGGGAGCCTCATTCTCTTCAGGCAGTATGTGAAATCCGAATATGAGAAGCTCTATGGCTGCTTTGAAAATATGAAAGCTCTCTCCGATGCCCTGGAGCGCCATTATGACCGCACCGGCGAATTCCCCGATACCGTGGAGGAGCTCATTCCTCTCGATCTTCCTTCCCTACCCCTCTGCCCCAAGGCCGGGAAAGCCACGTATTCCATAGTGCGCCTCGATGAGAAGAGGGAATTCACGGGGGGGCGGGAGTATGTGGTCGCCACTTACAAAATAGGGTGCAGCGGCACCTGGCACAGGAACCTCCCCATGGAGCCCTATAAGTATCTCACCTACCGAAAGCTGGCGAAAAATGCCGGCAGGAACACCGTGAAAGGGGGAAAACAAAATGTCCCGTGA
- the hypE gene encoding hydrogenase expression/formation protein HypE: protein MSAREENILMAHGSGGIATHRLVKDLFLPLLQNPVIEALDDAASLEIEGRRLFFTTDSFVVTPLVFPGGDIGKLSVCGTINDLAVCGAEPLYLSCSLIMEEGLSMAVLRKVMESLARTALDAGVPVVTGDTKVVEKGHADGLFITTSGIGIKRGHQPTGAIEAGDAVIISGTLGDHGVAVLSAREDLALESPITSDCAPLHRMTAGLLSGCEGVRFMRDPTRGGLATTANELVEGMHFGIKFRESAIPIKASVEAVCDLLGFDPLYLANEGKILVIIDSAEAQKALEALQSFPEGKDAAVIGEVTADHPGRVVIETAIGGTRILDMLAGEQLPRIC from the coding sequence ATGAGCGCCAGGGAGGAGAACATCCTGATGGCTCATGGGAGCGGGGGCATAGCCACCCACCGCCTGGTGAAGGATCTCTTCCTGCCCCTTCTCCAGAATCCCGTGATTGAGGCCCTCGATGACGCAGCTTCCCTCGAGATAGAGGGCAGGAGGCTCTTCTTCACCACCGACAGCTTTGTCGTGACGCCCCTGGTCTTTCCCGGCGGCGATATAGGGAAGCTCTCCGTCTGCGGCACCATCAACGACCTCGCCGTATGCGGCGCAGAGCCCCTGTATCTTTCATGCTCCCTCATCATGGAGGAAGGTCTCTCCATGGCGGTCCTCCGGAAGGTTATGGAATCATTGGCACGCACTGCCCTTGATGCAGGGGTGCCCGTCGTCACGGGAGACACCAAGGTCGTGGAAAAAGGCCATGCCGACGGCCTCTTTATCACCACCTCGGGGATAGGCATAAAGAGGGGGCACCAGCCGACAGGCGCCATCGAGGCGGGAGATGCCGTGATCATAAGCGGGACACTGGGGGATCACGGCGTTGCCGTCCTCTCTGCCCGCGAGGACCTTGCGCTCGAATCTCCCATAACAAGTGACTGCGCCCCCCTCCACAGGATGACAGCAGGCCTTCTCTCCGGATGCGAAGGCGTAAGATTCATGCGTGACCCCACCAGGGGAGGCCTTGCCACCACGGCCAACGAGCTGGTGGAAGGGATGCACTTCGGCATTAAATTCAGGGAATCGGCCATCCCGATAAAAGCCTCCGTCGAAGCCGTTTGCGACCTCCTGGGATTTGATCCCCTCTACCTTGCCAACGAAGGGAAGATCCTCGTCATCATCGACAGTGCCGAGGCACAGAAAGCCCTCGAGGCCCTTCAGAGCTTCCCCGAGGGAAAGGATGCCGCCGTCATCGGTGAGGTGACGGCAGATCACCCCGGGCGCGTGGTGATTGAGACCGCCATCGGGGGGACCAGGATACTTGATATGCTCGCAGGAGAGCAGCTCCCGCGGATATGCTGA
- a CDS encoding DUF2442 domain-containing protein codes for MYSPVTKAIPSDDYVLFVEFENGESGSLDLKPFLEFGIFRRIKDPDAFKKVRVAFDTVEWECGADLDPEYVYAKCRRSRSA; via the coding sequence ATGTATTCTCCCGTAACCAAGGCTATTCCAAGCGATGACTATGTGCTTTTCGTCGAGTTTGAAAATGGGGAGAGCGGCAGCCTTGACCTGAAGCCTTTCCTTGAATTCGGCATATTCCGCCGGATAAAGGACCCTGATGCCTTTAAAAAGGTGCGCGTGGCCTTTGATACTGTCGAGTGGGAGTGCGGAGCCGATCTTGACCCGGAATATGTCTATGCGAAATGCCGGAGAAGCCGTTCAGCATAA
- a CDS encoding HypC/HybG/HupF family hydrogenase formation chaperone — MCLAIPTKVISIEGKNGKVEFGGVVKEVCLSLLDNVQVGDYVLLHAGYAIERINEEEAFETIRLLESIVSYEV, encoded by the coding sequence ATGTGTCTTGCGATTCCCACAAAAGTGATAAGCATTGAAGGAAAAAACGGGAAAGTGGAGTTCGGCGGCGTGGTGAAGGAAGTCTGCCTGAGCCTCCTCGATAATGTACAGGTGGGAGACTATGTGCTGCTCCATGCAGGCTATGCCATCGAGCGCATCAACGAAGAAGAGGCCTTTGAGACCATAAGGCTCCTGGAGAGCATCGTGAGCTATGAGGTTTAA
- the hypD gene encoding hydrogenase formation protein HypD, protein MRFKEEFRNHDMARALAEKIAGESSGQPMTFMEVCGTHTMALHRYGIPGLLPSSIRLLSGPGCPVCVTPNEAVDRAVAYSRKEGCILATFGDMARVPGSESSLMHAKAEGASVAFLYSPRDAIQLAQSRKDRIVVFLAIGFETTAPTVASMIEEARELGIGNLLVITAMKTIPMALKALVSTEELGLDGFLLPGHLSVITGTSLYEFLPEEHGIACVVSGFEPLDILQSLLMLVRQVRHRSPLVENQYIRVVKKEGNRKAMALIAKVFREGPSRWRGIGDIPASGLSLAGEYRDFDALEKLPVSIDEPREKEGCLCGMILRGLRTPRECPLFARACTPEEPVGACMVSSEGTCAAWYKYRRGEETP, encoded by the coding sequence ATGAGGTTTAAAGAGGAGTTCCGCAACCATGATATGGCCCGGGCTCTGGCGGAAAAAATAGCCGGGGAGTCCTCCGGGCAGCCTATGACCTTCATGGAAGTCTGCGGGACTCACACTATGGCCCTTCACCGTTATGGAATCCCCGGCCTTCTCCCCTCCTCCATAAGACTCCTCTCGGGCCCCGGGTGCCCTGTCTGCGTGACGCCCAACGAGGCTGTGGACAGGGCTGTTGCCTATTCCCGCAAAGAGGGCTGCATTCTTGCCACCTTCGGAGATATGGCCCGCGTGCCGGGATCGGAATCGAGCCTCATGCATGCAAAGGCAGAGGGAGCCTCGGTGGCTTTCCTTTATTCCCCCCGGGATGCCATACAGCTTGCACAGTCGCGGAAGGACCGTATCGTTGTTTTTCTTGCAATCGGTTTTGAGACGACGGCACCCACTGTCGCCTCCATGATTGAGGAAGCCCGCGAGCTCGGCATCGGGAACCTCCTGGTCATCACGGCGATGAAGACCATCCCCATGGCTTTGAAAGCCCTCGTGAGCACTGAAGAGCTAGGCCTCGACGGCTTTCTCCTCCCGGGGCACCTGAGCGTCATCACAGGAACTTCCCTTTACGAGTTTCTCCCCGAAGAGCATGGGATTGCTTGCGTGGTGTCAGGTTTTGAGCCCCTCGACATCCTGCAGTCGCTTCTTATGCTGGTGAGGCAGGTCCGCCACAGGAGCCCCCTGGTGGAGAACCAGTATATCCGCGTCGTGAAGAAAGAGGGCAACAGGAAAGCCATGGCTCTCATTGCAAAGGTCTTCAGGGAAGGGCCCTCCCGCTGGAGGGGAATCGGCGACATTCCGGCCTCGGGGCTCTCCCTTGCCGGGGAGTACAGGGACTTTGATGCACTGGAAAAGCTTCCCGTAAGCATCGATGAGCCCCGCGAGAAGGAAGGGTGCCTCTGCGGGATGATCCTGCGGGGCCTCAGAACCCCCCGGGAATGCCCCCTCTTTGCCAGGGCCTGCACGCCGGAAGAGCCCGTAGGCGCCTGCATGGTGTCATCAGAAGGCACATGCGCCGCCTGGTATAAATACCGCCGCGGGGAGGAAACACCATGA
- a CDS encoding carboxypeptidase regulatory-like domain-containing protein → MTAARRFNVSGVLLVILISLLPGITGCSGGGGDSGATTWWGGGGETAQTYAVSGTLRDTISAAPVQGAACTLFQTKSGGFLKDFMRAPKETVTVSTTTTAADGTYRFTGIPSGTYTLKFTKADYVTLEVTDLSVTSDTSNVDKTVVQTSQWNQIAGPDAPYDATKDYVIVDASLPSKGTSGIAATITPSTGVKIGYFTDGTPPTIDWNATGTFSNGRIIFYGLTPGTKYTITFALSGYSFPALSVNSPAGGGVVQNYNIYATSPTPTPTSTVTPTPSPTPTPTTSPTSSPTPTTSPGGGGGGGGGGTGNVQGNVKSGGDGLEGVTVTVGGKTGTTNGNGNYSIANVPAGASQDITGTKAGYADYSGKVDVTTGGTATHDFEMTMIPVITSIDPVSGYAGTEVTIKGTTFGAIQDTSTVTFFNGKDAVIKTGGWSDTSIVCYVPDGAATGDVQVTTASGSGTRSFTVDTVPAGITWKFIGNYGFAMYNAFFTDADYGWIVGASKILFTTDAGATWTEKPTPGTSRSVFFLNRSDGFALFDTFGVYSTTDGGNNGVSMGGPNIVTSYAVQFFNATDGFAAGHQALYRASSGGAGGVTWTPKDNGGINIDDIYFQDTSTGWIAGNKDGVAVVYRTTDGADTLTESYKDTSGDHFFSLCFPSGTNCWVGGSNPGGTTPVIAHTTDGGKNWAKQTFPPGTGKGIYRLHFPKGNIQYGWVVGVGGFIGRTTDGGNTWTVVDTPVDGANTWPAVDAGVVFFTSVTTGWFANTNGDIWKCTLTP, encoded by the coding sequence ATGACCGCAGCAAGACGTTTCAACGTCTCGGGGGTACTGCTCGTTATTCTCATCTCTCTGCTTCCCGGCATCACGGGGTGCAGCGGGGGAGGGGGAGACTCTGGCGCCACCACATGGTGGGGCGGCGGAGGGGAGACTGCCCAGACCTACGCGGTCTCCGGCACGCTCCGCGACACCATAAGCGCTGCTCCCGTCCAGGGCGCCGCATGCACCCTCTTCCAGACGAAGAGCGGCGGCTTCCTGAAAGATTTCATGAGGGCTCCTAAAGAGACGGTGACGGTGAGCACCACCACGACTGCTGCCGACGGCACATACCGCTTCACCGGCATTCCCTCAGGGACCTATACCCTCAAGTTCACCAAGGCCGACTATGTCACCCTGGAAGTCACCGACCTCTCGGTGACCTCGGACACCTCCAATGTTGATAAGACCGTAGTGCAGACCTCCCAGTGGAACCAGATCGCCGGGCCCGACGCGCCTTATGATGCCACCAAGGATTATGTGATAGTCGATGCTTCGCTCCCCTCCAAGGGCACTTCAGGCATCGCGGCCACCATTACCCCTTCCACCGGCGTGAAGATCGGCTACTTCACCGATGGGACACCTCCCACTATTGACTGGAATGCCACGGGGACCTTTTCAAACGGCAGGATCATATTCTATGGCCTCACGCCGGGAACAAAATACACCATCACCTTCGCGCTGTCAGGCTATTCGTTCCCGGCTCTCAGCGTAAATTCGCCTGCCGGTGGCGGCGTCGTGCAGAATTACAACATCTATGCCACTTCGCCCACTCCCACACCCACTTCGACGGTCACTCCCACCCCGTCGCCCACACCCACCCCGACGACTTCACCTACCTCTTCACCGACACCCACCACGTCGCCCGGAGGCGGCGGAGGAGGAGGCGGCGGGGGCACAGGCAACGTGCAGGGCAATGTGAAATCCGGCGGTGATGGCCTTGAAGGAGTCACGGTGACCGTAGGCGGCAAGACGGGGACTACCAATGGTAACGGGAACTATTCAATAGCGAATGTTCCTGCTGGAGCCAGCCAGGATATCACGGGCACCAAGGCAGGCTATGCTGATTATTCCGGCAAGGTGGATGTCACGACAGGGGGGACGGCCACCCATGACTTTGAAATGACTATGATTCCCGTGATTACCAGCATCGACCCGGTTTCAGGCTATGCGGGAACAGAGGTCACCATCAAGGGGACCACATTCGGCGCCATCCAGGACACCAGCACGGTGACGTTCTTCAACGGCAAGGATGCGGTAATAAAAACGGGAGGATGGAGCGACACCAGCATTGTATGCTACGTGCCCGACGGCGCCGCCACCGGAGATGTTCAAGTGACCACCGCGAGCGGGAGCGGCACCAGGAGCTTCACTGTTGACACGGTTCCCGCCGGCATTACGTGGAAATTCATAGGGAACTATGGCTTTGCAATGTACAATGCATTTTTTACTGACGCAGACTATGGGTGGATTGTAGGAGCAAGTAAAATCTTATTTACCACTGATGCAGGGGCGACTTGGACTGAAAAACCCACTCCCGGTACATCGAGATCAGTCTTTTTTCTGAATCGCTCGGACGGATTTGCACTTTTTGACACATTTGGTGTTTACAGTACTACAGATGGAGGGAATAATGGGGTTTCCATGGGAGGGCCGAATATTGTCACTTCCTATGCGGTGCAGTTTTTTAATGCCACCGATGGCTTTGCCGCGGGGCACCAGGCGCTCTACAGGGCCAGCAGCGGCGGGGCGGGAGGCGTTACCTGGACTCCAAAAGATAATGGGGGTATAAACATAGACGATATCTATTTCCAGGATACTTCTACCGGGTGGATTGCGGGAAACAAGGACGGAGTGGCAGTGGTATACAGAACTACTGATGGTGCAGACACGTTGACTGAATCATATAAAGATACCAGCGGAGATCATTTTTTCAGCTTATGCTTCCCAAGCGGTACCAACTGCTGGGTTGGAGGGAGCAATCCAGGCGGCACCACGCCCGTTATCGCCCATACCACTGATGGTGGTAAAAACTGGGCCAAACAGACTTTTCCTCCCGGAACCGGCAAGGGGATCTACCGCCTCCATTTCCCCAAAGGGAATATTCAATACGGCTGGGTGGTGGGAGTTGGTGGATTCATAGGAAGGACCACTGACGGCGGGAACACCTGGACCGTAGTGGACACTCCCGTAGATGGAGCGAATACCTGGCCTGCTGTTGATGCAGGCGTGGTGTTCTTTACCTCGGTCACCACAGGGTGGTTTGCCAATACCAATGGAGATATATGGAAGTGCACCCTGACACCTTAA
- a CDS encoding DUF4160 domain-containing protein, with amino-acid sequence MPTISMFYGIIIRMYFAPGEHPPPHFHVYYNDYKATVDISLCEIIEGELPKRQARLALAWAELHQEELMADWRLVMNGEEPFKIAPLQ; translated from the coding sequence ATGCCGACCATCTCAATGTTCTATGGGATTATTATCAGGATGTATTTCGCGCCGGGCGAGCATCCTCCGCCTCATTTTCATGTCTATTACAACGACTACAAGGCAACAGTGGACATAAGCCTGTGCGAGATAATTGAAGGAGAGCTCCCCAAAAGACAGGCACGGCTGGCCCTCGCCTGGGCGGAGCTCCATCAGGAAGAGCTTATGGCTGACTGGAGGCTCGTGATGAACGGTGAGGAGCCATTTAAAATAGCGCCTCTTCAGTAA
- the pgl gene encoding 6-phosphogluconolactonase, translating into MEIMVFPDEEFLARKAAAFIAREAWESVEARGWFTLAVSGGKTPWKMLRHLAGEDLPWESLSIIQVDERVAPSGGPDRNLTGLKECLLGPSPLRPEQILAMPVEQQDIELAAREYARALRGIAGTPPQLDLVHLGLGSDGHTASLVPGDPVLDVADRDVALTGTYQGRMRMTLTFPLINRARRILWLVAGSGKADALSRLKSGDDSIPAGRIAREQAFILADSAAAGFAGLHAH; encoded by the coding sequence ATGGAGATCATGGTATTTCCCGACGAGGAGTTCCTTGCCCGCAAGGCTGCCGCCTTCATAGCCCGCGAGGCATGGGAATCTGTGGAAGCCAGGGGGTGGTTTACTCTCGCAGTGAGCGGCGGGAAAACGCCCTGGAAGATGCTCCGGCACCTTGCCGGGGAAGATCTCCCCTGGGAGAGCCTCTCAATAATTCAGGTCGATGAGCGCGTCGCACCTTCTGGAGGTCCAGACCGGAACCTCACCGGCCTTAAGGAATGCCTTCTCGGCCCCTCGCCGCTCCGCCCTGAGCAGATCCTGGCAATGCCCGTGGAACAGCAGGATATTGAATTGGCGGCCAGAGAATATGCAAGAGCTCTCCGCGGTATCGCGGGAACGCCGCCACAGCTTGACCTGGTCCACCTGGGCCTGGGCAGTGACGGCCACACGGCCTCGCTGGTGCCGGGCGACCCTGTCCTTGACGTGGCCGATAGAGATGTCGCCCTGACGGGGACCTACCAGGGAAGGATGAGAATGACCCTTACCTTTCCTCTCATCAACCGCGCAAGGCGCATCCTGTGGCTTGTGGCGGGAAGCGGGAAAGCCGATGCGCTCTCACGCCTGAAGAGCGGCGATGACTCGATCCCGGCAGGACGGATAGCCAGGGAGCAGGCTTTTATACTTGCTGACAGCGCCGCAGCGGGTTTTGCAGGCCTTCACGCTCACTGA
- the nagZ gene encoding beta-N-acetylhexosaminidase codes for MNTAESPSHKEATDPVQLDDRSLAAGLIMIERPGTEVDGSFREEYRQNPWGGIILFGKNIAGAEQLRALTASFQEAAGAQVPLLIGVDHEGGIVSRFSFPSITPLCGNMALGAAGKKEYAYESGRICAFDLRGLGINTNFAPCVDVNSNPLNPIIGARSFGESPQAVAELGAAYARGLMDGGIIASAKHFPGHGDVSIDTHSALPAINRSRESLEETELVPFLAVIREGVDMVMTSHITFPALDPSGLPATLSRAILTGLLRETLHYEGVIITDSMAMNAIRNGFGYAEAAIMTLETGADIAMLCGSREEQLEALEAIVKALESGRLSREAFIASYRRILRLRGKAGDPVPSESPVSHEKNDGAMKVITEASITLVKNEGGMLPLTEKAKQDILLVSPSLFPPSPLGEAHIKPTLARHLEKFAPRVTSLEFDVKSGAHDSEKLAVLAEKASAIIYTAFCNGRLPEGQRKIAASLLRHREKLAVASLNSPYVLMDIADVKACVNCYNYGDLSTDALARVLEGSLNPTGKLPVSLPGLYPLGHSLSYR; via the coding sequence ATGAACACCGCTGAAAGTCCCTCTCATAAAGAAGCCACTGATCCCGTTCAACTTGACGACAGGTCCCTCGCCGCAGGACTCATCATGATAGAGCGCCCCGGCACTGAAGTTGACGGGAGCTTCAGAGAGGAGTACCGCCAGAATCCCTGGGGAGGCATTATTCTCTTCGGCAAAAACATCGCAGGTGCTGAGCAGCTTCGCGCCCTTACCGCCTCTTTCCAGGAGGCTGCGGGGGCTCAAGTCCCCCTCCTCATAGGCGTTGATCATGAGGGCGGCATCGTGTCAAGGTTCTCCTTCCCCTCCATCACGCCGCTCTGCGGGAACATGGCCCTCGGCGCCGCGGGAAAAAAGGAGTATGCTTACGAGTCGGGCCGGATCTGCGCCTTTGACCTGAGGGGCCTGGGAATCAACACCAACTTCGCTCCCTGTGTCGATGTGAACAGCAATCCCCTCAACCCCATCATAGGCGCCCGCTCCTTCGGCGAGTCGCCGCAGGCAGTGGCGGAGCTTGGAGCGGCCTACGCGAGGGGCCTCATGGACGGGGGAATCATTGCGTCGGCAAAGCACTTCCCCGGCCATGGCGACGTGTCAATAGACACCCACAGCGCCCTGCCTGCCATAAACCGATCCCGCGAGAGCCTCGAAGAGACTGAGCTTGTGCCTTTCCTCGCAGTAATACGCGAGGGCGTGGATATGGTGATGACATCCCATATCACCTTCCCTGCCCTTGATCCCTCGGGGCTCCCGGCAACGCTCTCCCGGGCCATCCTCACGGGGCTCCTGCGAGAGACCCTTCATTACGAGGGTGTCATAATCACTGACTCCATGGCGATGAATGCCATACGGAACGGCTTCGGCTATGCCGAGGCGGCCATCATGACCCTGGAAACGGGGGCCGATATAGCCATGCTCTGCGGATCCCGTGAAGAGCAGCTCGAGGCCCTTGAAGCCATCGTGAAGGCGCTTGAAAGCGGCAGGCTCAGCCGCGAAGCCTTTATTGCATCTTACCGGCGCATCCTCAGGCTGAGGGGAAAGGCCGGGGACCCCGTGCCTTCGGAGAGCCCTGTGAGCCACGAGAAAAACGACGGGGCGATGAAAGTCATCACCGAAGCATCAATCACCCTGGTGAAAAACGAGGGGGGAATGCTCCCTCTCACGGAGAAGGCAAAGCAAGACATCCTGCTGGTTTCACCTTCCCTCTTCCCCCCTTCGCCTCTTGGCGAGGCCCATATCAAGCCTACCCTGGCCCGTCACCTTGAAAAATTCGCCCCCCGGGTCACCTCCCTTGAGTTCGACGTGAAGTCCGGGGCCCATGACTCTGAAAAGCTCGCCGTGCTCGCTGAAAAAGCCTCGGCAATCATCTACACGGCCTTCTGCAACGGGAGGCTCCCCGAGGGCCAGAGGAAGATCGCCGCATCGCTTCTGCGCCACAGGGAAAAGCTCGCAGTGGCCTCTCTTAACAGCCCCTATGTGCTCATGGACATTGCCGATGTCAAAGCTTGCGTCAACTGCTATAATTACGGCGACCTCTCCACGGATGCCCTGGCGCGTGTCCTTGAAGGATCACTCAACCCCACCGGGAAGCTTCCCGTGAGCCTCCCAGGGCTTTACCCCCTGGGGCATTCACTATCATACCGTTAA